From Desulfovibrio desulfuricans, a single genomic window includes:
- a CDS encoding glycosyltransferase has translation MFPSPDGKQSESSPFNASFCVDLHVHSRHSTCPSQWILQKIGCGESYTPPRKIYDIARARGMDYVTITDHDTIAGALEIAHLPQTFISEEISAYFPEDKCEIHVLAWDITEAQHREITQLRGNIFELVPYLMGQGIAHACAHPLCAANNRLTLGHVEQLILMFSVFELNGARNNVQNDALRQIVADLTPESTARMEEKHGLDALVAQPWRKSFVAGSDDHSSCNIARSSTVIEVPRAELGCSGHAPASALLRAVMSGGTTPRVIPATPLGFAHNLYAIGYQFYKNSTGLAQDINNSTVLRFAENMLTGKPDTRTRTIKTRVMSIGGFLLNCGRWVSRSEKSMQENMLEAAGRAIAQSPELAVAADSVNVIVPQERMPRREALLARFVGDVAENVQLACANSVLSDVLKGNFFNVFKLVGAMGSLYAMLAPYGIGYSLFAQDKMFTRECLRRFRPRGARSDTAGDKAAIAHFTDTYLEVNGVAKTLQSMLPLAREQGKKMDILTCVRPENVEGSHTDGLGPINFSPTGSFSIPEYPELTLHYPPALKIVQHCYESGYTLLHSATPGPMGLAALLTAKMLKLPIHATYHTAFPQYILELTGDTSLEEATWRYVYWYYNQMDVVFAPSAATMKELIAHGLPEEKIRLYPRGVDASRYTPAWRNSGRESAQGTRFLYVGRLSREKSVSRLVDAFRMVLGHIPGAQLTIVGDGPQAGELQVQAADMPVTFTGYLSGAALVQAYEEADIFVFPSTTDTYGKVVLEAQAAGLAVVVSGQGGPRENVVPDKSGIVVRQETAEAYASAMVALASDEAMLFAMKREARCYAESRSSQKAFAAQWKLIETLTPQACW, from the coding sequence ATGTTCCCAAGCCCAGACGGAAAGCAGAGTGAATCCAGCCCGTTCAATGCCTCGTTCTGCGTAGATCTGCACGTCCATTCCCGCCATTCAACCTGCCCCTCGCAGTGGATTTTGCAAAAGATCGGCTGCGGCGAAAGTTACACCCCTCCCCGCAAGATTTACGACATTGCCCGAGCAAGGGGCATGGACTACGTTACGATTACAGATCACGACACCATTGCTGGCGCGCTGGAAATCGCCCATTTGCCGCAGACCTTCATCAGCGAAGAAATTTCGGCCTACTTTCCTGAGGACAAGTGCGAGATTCATGTGCTCGCCTGGGACATCACGGAAGCGCAGCACCGGGAGATAACCCAGCTCAGGGGCAACATCTTTGAGCTTGTTCCCTACCTGATGGGGCAGGGCATTGCCCATGCCTGCGCGCACCCCCTGTGCGCGGCCAATAACCGGTTGACCCTGGGCCATGTGGAGCAGCTCATATTGATGTTTTCAGTCTTTGAGCTCAACGGGGCGCGTAATAATGTGCAGAATGACGCGCTGCGTCAGATTGTGGCCGACCTGACCCCGGAATCCACAGCCAGAATGGAAGAAAAACATGGCCTTGACGCGCTTGTCGCCCAGCCCTGGCGCAAGAGCTTTGTGGCCGGGTCTGACGACCATTCCTCCTGCAATATCGCCAGAAGTTCCACCGTGATAGAAGTTCCCCGCGCGGAACTGGGCTGCTCGGGCCACGCCCCGGCTTCGGCCCTGCTGCGGGCGGTCATGTCAGGGGGCACCACGCCCCGGGTCATCCCTGCAACGCCGCTGGGCTTTGCCCATAATCTGTATGCCATCGGTTACCAGTTCTATAAAAATTCCACAGGACTCGCGCAGGATATCAACAACAGCACCGTGCTGCGCTTTGCCGAAAACATGCTCACGGGCAAGCCAGATACGCGTACCCGCACCATCAAGACGCGTGTCATGTCCATTGGCGGATTTTTGCTCAACTGCGGCAGATGGGTGTCCCGCTCTGAAAAAAGCATGCAGGAAAACATGCTTGAGGCGGCTGGCAGGGCCATTGCCCAATCGCCGGAGCTTGCCGTGGCGGCGGACAGCGTCAACGTCATTGTGCCGCAAGAGCGCATGCCCCGGCGTGAGGCGCTGCTGGCCCGTTTTGTGGGCGATGTTGCGGAAAACGTGCAGCTTGCCTGCGCCAATTCAGTTTTGTCCGATGTGCTTAAAGGCAATTTTTTCAATGTGTTCAAGCTGGTGGGAGCCATGGGGTCGCTCTACGCCATGCTTGCCCCTTATGGCATCGGCTATTCGCTCTTTGCGCAGGATAAAATGTTTACGCGCGAATGCCTGCGTCGTTTTCGCCCAAGGGGTGCCAGATCCGACACGGCTGGGGACAAGGCCGCCATTGCCCATTTTACGGATACCTATCTTGAAGTGAACGGCGTTGCCAAAACCCTGCAATCCATGCTGCCTTTGGCGCGTGAGCAGGGCAAGAAAATGGATATCCTGACCTGCGTTCGGCCAGAAAATGTGGAAGGCAGCCACACCGACGGCCTTGGCCCCATAAATTTCAGCCCCACGGGCAGTTTTTCCATTCCTGAGTATCCAGAGCTGACGCTGCACTATCCGCCAGCGCTTAAAATTGTGCAGCACTGCTATGAAAGCGGCTATACCCTGCTGCATTCCGCAACGCCCGGCCCAATGGGGCTTGCGGCCCTGCTGACGGCAAAAATGCTCAAGCTGCCCATCCATGCCACCTATCACACGGCATTTCCGCAGTATATTCTGGAGCTGACGGGCGACACATCGCTGGAAGAAGCCACCTGGCGGTATGTGTACTGGTACTATAACCAGATGGATGTGGTTTTTGCGCCCTCGGCTGCCACCATGAAGGAACTGATCGCCCACGGTTTGCCAGAGGAAAAAATCCGCCTCTACCCCCGTGGGGTGGACGCTTCGCGCTATACGCCAGCCTGGCGCAACAGCGGGCGGGAGAGCGCTCAGGGTACACGTTTTTTGTATGTGGGGCGGCTCTCCAGAGAAAAAAGCGTCAGCCGTCTTGTGGATGCCTTCCGGATGGTGCTGGGGCATATCCCCGGCGCGCAGCTGACCATTGTGGGCGACGGCCCGCAGGCTGGGGAACTTCAGGTGCAGGCTGCGGACATGCCCGTGACCTTTACGGGCTATCTGAGCGGGGCAGCGCTTGTGCAGGCCTATGAAGAAGCCGACATCTTTGTTTTCCCCTCAACCACAGATACATATGGAAAGGTTGTGCTGGAAGCGCAGGCCGCGGGGCTGGCAGTGGTGGTGAGCGGACAGGGCGGCCCCAGAGAGAACGTGGTGCCGGATAAAAGCGGCATAGTGGTGCGGCAGGAAACGGCAGA
- a CDS encoding MFS transporter, producing the protein MKTENTDPQQNWSLIYLLALAAGLAVANIYYNQPVLGLIAGELKGGDHVGLVATITQMGYTLGLLFLVPLCDTLNRKKLVLILCALLVISAALAALAPGMAVLMMASAGMGVAATITQMVVPMAADLAREGERGKAVGIAFSGVLCGILLPRVVSGAVGQWLGWREAFWLACAFAVLLSALLAWRLPDLPSKSSLSYGRLLVSMLQLLRDYRALRYASIIQACVFGAFSAFWSVLALYLQGPAYGLGASVAGSFGIVGLVGVLAAQAGGRLTDRFGVRCGVLIGALTSIAAFGIMSFSGMTALVLGVIVLDFGVSIAQVSNQSLILGLSESARGRVNTIYMTVFFLGGSLGSAAASQAWAAYRWPGVMLTGGAFALAGLFFHLLERRCTCPKTRVSDRPSAQECC; encoded by the coding sequence ATGAAGACGGAAAATACAGACCCGCAGCAGAACTGGTCGCTTATATACCTGCTGGCTCTGGCCGCAGGATTGGCCGTGGCCAACATCTATTATAACCAGCCCGTGCTGGGGCTGATCGCCGGGGAACTCAAGGGCGGCGACCATGTGGGCCTTGTGGCCACCATCACCCAGATGGGCTACACCCTTGGGCTTCTGTTTCTTGTGCCCCTGTGCGACACGCTGAACAGAAAAAAACTGGTTCTGATTCTCTGCGCGCTGCTGGTAATTTCCGCAGCTCTTGCGGCTCTGGCGCCGGGCATGGCGGTGCTCATGATGGCCTCGGCAGGCATGGGTGTGGCCGCCACCATTACGCAGATGGTTGTTCCCATGGCCGCTGACCTTGCCAGGGAAGGCGAGCGCGGCAAGGCCGTCGGCATTGCCTTCAGCGGTGTTTTGTGCGGTATATTGCTGCCCCGTGTGGTATCTGGCGCGGTGGGTCAGTGGCTCGGCTGGCGCGAGGCCTTCTGGCTGGCTTGCGCCTTTGCCGTGCTGCTGAGCGCCTTGCTGGCCTGGCGCTTGCCTGATCTGCCGAGCAAATCCAGCCTGTCCTATGGTCGGTTGCTGGTCTCCATGCTGCAACTTTTGCGGGATTACCGTGCCCTGCGCTATGCCTCCATTATTCAGGCTTGCGTGTTCGGTGCGTTCAGCGCCTTCTGGTCAGTGCTTGCGCTGTATCTGCAAGGCCCGGCTTACGGGCTTGGTGCAAGCGTGGCTGGTTCGTTCGGCATCGTTGGGCTGGTGGGCGTGCTGGCCGCGCAGGCCGGGGGCAGGCTGACAGACCGCTTTGGCGTCAGGTGCGGCGTGTTGATCGGCGCGCTCACAAGCATCGCGGCCTTTGGCATCATGAGCTTCAGCGGCATGACTGCCCTTGTGCTGGGGGTTATTGTGCTTGATTTCGGCGTGTCCATTGCGCAGGTATCCAACCAGTCGCTCATTCTGGGCTTGTCCGAGTCAGCGCGCGGCAGGGTGAACACCATATACATGACGGTATTTTTTCTGGGTGGTTCGCTGGGTTCGGCTGCGGCCAGTCAGGCCTGGGCGGCATATCGCTGGCCCGGCGTCATGCTCACGGGCGGAGCTTTTGCCCTGGCTGGTTTGTTTTTTCATCTGCTGGAAAGACGCTGCACCTGCCCAAAGACGCGTGTCTCGGACCGCCCCTCGGCTCAGGAGTGCTGTTAA
- a CDS encoding SDR family oxidoreductase — translation MTMHTSSNAAIVTGAARGIGAAIVRRLAGDGLAVIVNYASSAGKAEALAADICAQGGRALAVKADVTVPEQAADLFSACEGAFGTVRVLVNNAGLMQPGMVPLAQTDDTLFDRIVSTNIKGVFNMLRLAAARMQEGGRIINLSTSVNRLALPGYAIYAATKSAVETMTGIFSKELRGRDITVNAVGPGPTATDLFFEGKTEGQVEAMAKLPPLERLAQPEDIASVVAFLAGRDGGWINGQTIRANGGMV, via the coding sequence ATGACCATGCATACATCATCCAATGCGGCCATTGTTACCGGAGCCGCGCGCGGCATTGGCGCGGCCATTGTTCGGCGGCTGGCTGGGGACGGCCTGGCCGTTATCGTCAACTACGCCAGCAGTGCGGGCAAGGCCGAGGCTCTCGCGGCTGATATATGTGCCCAGGGAGGCCGCGCCCTTGCCGTCAAGGCCGATGTAACGGTTCCAGAGCAGGCGGCTGACTTGTTTTCTGCCTGCGAAGGCGCGTTCGGCACTGTGCGAGTGCTTGTAAACAACGCCGGGCTTATGCAGCCCGGCATGGTGCCGCTGGCGCAAACGGACGATACGCTGTTTGACCGCATCGTGAGCACCAATATCAAGGGCGTGTTCAACATGCTGCGGCTGGCTGCCGCCCGCATGCAGGAAGGCGGGCGCATCATCAATCTTTCCACCAGCGTCAACCGTCTTGCCCTGCCGGGGTACGCCATCTACGCGGCCACAAAATCCGCAGTGGAAACCATGACCGGCATTTTTTCCAAAGAACTTCGGGGCCGCGACATCACGGTCAATGCTGTGGGCCCGGGCCCTACGGCTACGGATCTGTTTTTTGAGGGCAAAACAGAAGGGCAGGTGGAGGCAATGGCAAAGCTGCCGCCGCTGGAGCGCCTTGCCCAACCGGAAGATATAGCCTCTGTCGTTGCCTTTCTGGCAGGCAGGGACGGCGGCTGGATCAACGGGCAGACTATCCGGGCCAATGGCGGCATGGTCTAG
- a CDS encoding LysR family transcriptional regulator, producing the protein MTIFSNLALLRNFVSIAESGSISAAARNLGLTQPTLSRQLAQIEAECGTALLRRDTHRMHLTDMGAKVLADARAMLNMAEECERRLRVDQTALMGHIRFFSTIDFGQSVVSKFLARFMLQNPAITVDLVYSNRPLRMLEEGCDAGVVAGSVADETVIARPLGMIRRYPVAAPLFLEGRQMPVTPADIAAWPWLTLGTEVFGGARNITLFNESGEEQTLHVSPVLTAEGVTALREAALLGLGVSPLPGWLVTEDLSAGRLVRLLPQWRARELPAHVVYPVQKGLPLRVRTLVDFMTEHVKELLARPCVCPGAGSNKQGKS; encoded by the coding sequence ATGACAATATTTTCAAATCTTGCCCTGCTGCGTAACTTTGTAAGCATTGCCGAAAGCGGCAGCATCTCGGCGGCGGCCCGCAACCTGGGCCTTACCCAGCCGACCCTCAGCCGCCAGCTTGCGCAGATTGAGGCGGAATGCGGCACAGCGCTGCTGCGGCGCGATACACACCGTATGCACCTGACAGACATGGGCGCAAAGGTGCTGGCTGATGCCCGCGCCATGCTGAACATGGCTGAAGAATGCGAGCGCCGCCTGCGCGTGGATCAGACCGCCCTCATGGGGCATATCCGCTTTTTCTCCACCATCGACTTTGGGCAGAGCGTGGTCAGCAAGTTTCTGGCTCGGTTCATGCTGCAAAATCCGGCCATTACCGTTGATCTGGTGTACTCAAACAGGCCCTTGCGCATGCTTGAAGAAGGTTGCGATGCCGGCGTGGTAGCCGGGAGCGTTGCCGATGAAACAGTTATCGCCAGACCATTGGGCATGATACGCAGGTATCCCGTTGCCGCGCCATTATTTCTTGAGGGCAGGCAAATGCCTGTAACACCAGCCGACATTGCGGCCTGGCCCTGGCTCACGCTCGGCACAGAAGTTTTTGGCGGCGCGCGCAACATCACCCTTTTTAATGAATCAGGCGAGGAGCAAACCCTGCACGTGAGCCCTGTGCTCACGGCAGAGGGCGTCACGGCCCTGCGTGAAGCGGCCTTGCTGGGGCTTGGGGTGTCGCCCTTGCCGGGCTGGCTGGTGACGGAAGACCTCTCCGCCGGGCGGCTGGTGCGCCTGTTGCCTCAATGGCGCGCGCGTGAGCTGCCCGCCCATGTGGTTTACCCGGTGCAAAAAGGTTTGCCCCTGCGTGTGCGGACCCTTGTGGATTTTATGACAGAACACGTTAAGGAGCTGCTGGCGCGACCCTGCGTATGCCCCGGCGCAGGCAGCAATAAACAGGGCAAGAGCTAG
- a CDS encoding sensor domain-containing diguanylate cyclase encodes MQRSSNHQSWEWVAGPDLCYCDDVPFKSAILGIPTVKGQSLFFGMDAADQQMAMETLMDEYGEPRAFSNVIGHYVRKSDGVLFLLEMSGEPLFDDGYGLMGFKGVERVIANIALYSAGISTAIDLDTIYATAPIAMCVVDRNGVLISANEHHVQLSGRSLFDTSGVHISLLHPELEANIQSDFCNLDAGGRVSDHEVRIDNRDYAVSVTPVRNASGGITALSLAYFDITERKSLERKLKEANERLRHMSIHDHLTGAYNRRFFDAILRREAAVCNRRAGNLSVILIDIDFFKFYNDKYGHLAGDECLAQVARTMKDSLEDMGGELFRYGGEEFAVVLPECDDRNAHEVCETLRAAVCDLKAPHAGSDRNYVTISAGVATVQSRFEKVSPSQLAARILEAADKALYEAKNSGRNRVKASTV; translated from the coding sequence ATGCAGCGTAGTAGTAATCATCAGTCCTGGGAATGGGTAGCCGGGCCAGATTTGTGTTATTGCGACGATGTCCCCTTCAAGTCCGCAATTCTTGGCATTCCAACGGTAAAAGGGCAGTCCCTGTTTTTTGGTATGGATGCCGCTGACCAGCAGATGGCCATGGAAACTCTCATGGATGAATATGGCGAGCCGCGCGCCTTTTCAAACGTGATCGGCCACTATGTGCGGAAAAGCGATGGGGTTCTGTTTCTGCTTGAAATGAGTGGAGAGCCTCTGTTTGATGATGGTTACGGCCTGATGGGATTTAAAGGCGTAGAGCGGGTTATTGCCAACATTGCCCTGTATTCTGCGGGAATTTCCACAGCCATTGACCTCGATACCATCTACGCCACCGCCCCCATTGCCATGTGCGTCGTTGACCGCAACGGCGTGCTTATTTCTGCCAACGAGCACCATGTGCAACTCTCCGGGCGGTCATTGTTTGACACAAGCGGCGTGCATATTTCTTTGTTGCACCCGGAACTGGAAGCAAACATCCAGAGTGACTTTTGCAATCTTGATGCCGGGGGGCGGGTTTCTGACCATGAAGTAAGAATCGACAACAGGGATTACGCTGTTTCTGTCACGCCGGTTCGCAATGCCTCCGGTGGCATCACAGCGCTGTCGCTGGCGTACTTTGATATTACAGAGCGCAAATCGCTGGAACGCAAACTCAAGGAAGCCAACGAGCGCCTGCGCCATATGTCCATTCACGACCATCTCACGGGCGCGTATAACAGAAGATTTTTTGACGCCATCCTGCGCAGGGAGGCTGCCGTGTGCAACCGCCGCGCGGGCAACCTCTCTGTGATCCTCATAGATATCGACTTCTTCAAGTTTTATAACGACAAGTACGGGCATCTGGCAGGCGATGAATGTCTGGCCCAGGTCGCCAGAACCATGAAGGATTCTCTGGAAGATATGGGGGGCGAGCTGTTCCGCTATGGCGGCGAGGAGTTTGCCGTGGTGCTGCCTGAATGCGATGACCGCAACGCCCATGAGGTTTGCGAAACTTTGCGGGCAGCGGTGTGTGATCTCAAAGCGCCCCACGCGGGCAGCGATCGCAACTATGTGACCATAAGCGCCGGGGTGGCCACGGTGCAGAGTCGGTTTGAAAAGGTGTCGCCTTCCCAGCTTGCGGCCAGAATCCTTGAAGCCGCCGATAAGGCGCTTTACGAGGCCAAAAATTCCGGGCGCAACAGGGTCAAGGCCAGCACAGTATAA
- a CDS encoding uracil-xanthine permease family protein, which translates to MSTASTRREIAPTDYNFRFRDCLIGAQMLFVAFGALVLVPLLTGLDSNVALFTAGVGTLLFQVCTRGKVPIFLASSFAFIAPIIYGVQTWGMAQTLGGLVCSGLVYFLLSGLIRWRGTDVVLRVLPPIVTGPVIMVIGLILAPVAVHMALGKTGDGAVVLVPENTALWISMTSLAVTVLVSLLGKGFLRLMPILCGIAAGFIVSMFFGVGDWTKVAATPWLQMPSFTFPEFAWEPILFIMPITLAPAIEHFGDVVAISSITGRDYLKDPGVHATMFGDGVATMAAGFVGGPPCTTYAEVIGAVSLTRVFNPAVMTWAAMCSILLSFVAKIGAFLGSIPVPVMGGIMILLFGAIMVVGLNTLVRAGKDLMEPRNMIIVALIIIFGVGGMQFSIGSFKLGGIGLAAVTGVLLNLLLPRSRT; encoded by the coding sequence ATGAGCACAGCCAGTACGCGGCGCGAGATTGCACCCACTGACTATAATTTTCGCTTCAGGGATTGTCTTATAGGCGCGCAGATGCTCTTTGTGGCCTTTGGCGCTCTGGTTCTTGTTCCCCTGTTGACCGGGCTTGACAGCAACGTGGCTCTTTTCACCGCTGGTGTGGGCACTTTGCTGTTTCAGGTCTGCACTCGGGGCAAGGTACCCATTTTTCTTGCTTCGTCCTTTGCCTTTATTGCGCCCATCATTTACGGCGTTCAGACCTGGGGCATGGCGCAAACCCTTGGCGGGCTTGTGTGCTCCGGTCTGGTGTATTTTCTTTTGAGCGGGCTTATCCGCTGGCGCGGCACAGATGTGGTGCTGCGTGTGCTGCCGCCCATTGTGACCGGCCCGGTTATTATGGTTATCGGCCTTATCCTGGCCCCGGTGGCAGTGCATATGGCCCTGGGCAAAACAGGCGACGGCGCGGTTGTGCTGGTGCCTGAGAACACGGCTCTGTGGATTTCCATGACTTCGCTGGCCGTTACCGTGCTGGTGTCGCTCCTGGGCAAGGGCTTTTTGCGCCTCATGCCCATTTTGTGCGGCATTGCGGCGGGCTTTATTGTTTCGATGTTTTTCGGCGTGGGCGACTGGACAAAGGTTGCCGCAACCCCCTGGTTGCAGATGCCCTCGTTCACCTTCCCAGAGTTTGCCTGGGAGCCCATACTGTTTATCATGCCCATTACGCTTGCCCCGGCCATTGAGCATTTTGGCGATGTTGTCGCCATCAGCTCCATTACCGGGCGCGATTACCTGAAAGATCCCGGCGTTCACGCCACCATGTTTGGCGATGGCGTTGCCACCATGGCTGCCGGTTTTGTGGGTGGCCCGCCCTGCACCACCTATGCCGAAGTTATCGGTGCGGTGAGTCTTACGCGGGTGTTCAACCCCGCCGTGATGACCTGGGCGGCCATGTGTTCAATCTTGCTGTCGTTTGTGGCAAAAATCGGCGCGTTTCTTGGTTCCATTCCCGTACCTGTCATGGGCGGCATCATGATTCTGCTGTTCGGCGCGATCATGGTTGTGGGCCTGAACACGCTGGTGCGGGCTGGCAAGGATCTGATGGAGCCGCGCAACATGATCATTGTTGCGCTTATCATCATCTTTGGCGTGGGCGGCATGCAGTTCAGCATTGGTTCGTTCAAGCTTGGCGGCATTGGCCTTGCCGCGGTTACGGGCGTATTGCTCAACCTGCTGTTGCCCAGAAGCCGCACCTAG
- the upp gene encoding uracil phosphoribosyltransferase encodes MAVYVVDHPLVRHKLGILRMGATSTREFRSVSNEIARLLIYEATKGFRTEKHTVEGWAGPVEIEAISGKMVTVVPILRAGLGLMDGVLDMIPGAKISVVGLYRNEETLEPVEYYVKLATDMDQRLAIILDPMLATGGSLIAAISLLKRHGCKQICSLNLVCAPEGIAKVKAAHPDVDIYTAAIDDHLNENGYIIPGLGDAGDRIFGTK; translated from the coding sequence ATGGCCGTTTATGTCGTTGATCATCCTCTTGTGCGCCACAAGTTGGGCATTTTGCGCATGGGGGCCACCTCCACGCGCGAATTCCGTTCTGTTTCCAACGAGATTGCGCGTCTGCTCATTTACGAAGCCACCAAGGGCTTTCGTACAGAAAAGCACACTGTTGAGGGCTGGGCCGGTCCGGTGGAAATTGAGGCCATTTCCGGCAAGATGGTAACTGTTGTTCCCATCCTTCGTGCTGGCCTTGGCCTCATGGACGGCGTGCTGGACATGATCCCCGGCGCAAAGATCAGCGTTGTGGGCCTGTACCGCAACGAAGAAACCCTTGAACCCGTTGAATATTACGTAAAGCTTGCTACCGATATGGATCAGCGGCTTGCCATCATCCTTGACCCCATGCTGGCAACCGGCGGCTCGCTTATTGCCGCCATCAGTCTGCTGAAGCGCCACGGTTGCAAGCAGATTTGCAGCCTCAACCTTGTGTGCGCGCCCGAAGGGATTGCCAAGGTCAAGGCCGCCCATCCGGATGTGGACATCTACACCGCCGCCATTGACGACCATCTGAACGAAAACGGCTATATCATTCCTGGTCTCGGCGATGCCGGCGACCGTATCTTCGGAACCAAGTAG
- a CDS encoding DUF362 domain-containing protein encodes MPATVYYADMHCRSHEDSKIAKVARLCDALNLKKIIKKKELAAIKLHFGEYGNDTHLNPTLVRQVVNKIMEAGGKPFLTDTTTLYSAVDHMQTAYAHGFAPSVVHAPIILADGLYGENDVPVRINGKHFKDVHIATEIRRAPAMVVLSHFKGHEMAGFGGAIKNLAMGGAAVRGKKEQHATHVSVSEKKCVGCAKCVKVCPQHALSMKSKKSVVDIEKCIGCFECITVCPEKAISIDWETEMQPFIERMTEYAYGAIKGRKKSVCYINFVLNVTPDCDCAPWSDMPLVPDVGILASTDPVALDQACFDLVSKAPSLGQEASPQTVADKFSARWPHTCGQVQLSYGESLGLGNREYKLKKI; translated from the coding sequence ATGCCCGCCACAGTTTATTATGCAGATATGCACTGCCGGTCGCACGAGGACAGCAAAATCGCCAAGGTAGCGCGCCTCTGCGATGCGCTCAATCTGAAAAAAATCATCAAGAAAAAAGAACTTGCCGCCATCAAGCTGCATTTTGGCGAATACGGCAACGACACGCACCTCAACCCCACTCTGGTGCGCCAGGTTGTAAACAAGATCATGGAAGCAGGCGGCAAACCATTTCTGACGGATACAACAACCCTGTATTCCGCCGTTGACCACATGCAAACGGCATACGCCCACGGCTTTGCGCCTTCGGTGGTGCATGCCCCCATCATTCTGGCCGATGGCCTGTATGGCGAAAATGACGTGCCCGTGCGCATCAACGGCAAGCATTTCAAAGACGTGCATATCGCCACAGAGATACGCCGCGCCCCGGCAATGGTGGTGCTGTCGCACTTTAAGGGGCATGAAATGGCGGGATTTGGCGGCGCGATCAAGAATCTCGCCATGGGCGGCGCTGCCGTGCGCGGCAAAAAGGAACAGCACGCCACCCACGTATCTGTCAGCGAAAAAAAATGTGTTGGCTGCGCCAAGTGCGTCAAGGTGTGTCCTCAGCACGCGCTCAGCATGAAAAGCAAAAAAAGCGTTGTGGACATTGAAAAATGCATAGGCTGCTTTGAATGCATTACTGTTTGCCCCGAAAAAGCAATTAGCATAGACTGGGAAACAGAGATGCAGCCATTTATTGAGCGCATGACAGAATATGCATATGGGGCAATAAAAGGCCGCAAAAAGAGTGTTTGCTACATCAACTTTGTACTCAACGTAACACCCGACTGCGACTGCGCCCCCTGGAGCGACATGCCGCTGGTGCCGGATGTGGGCATTCTGGCCTCTACCGACCCGGTAGCGCTGGATCAAGCCTGTTTTGACCTTGTTTCAAAAGCCCCTTCGCTTGGGCAGGAGGCCTCGCCCCAAACGGTTGCAGACAAATTTTCCGCCCGCTGGCCGCATACCTGCGGACAGGTGCAACTGAGCTATGGCGAATCGCTGGGCCTTGGAAATCGCGAATACAAACTCAAAAAAATCTAG
- a CDS encoding TRAP transporter substrate-binding protein has translation MKRIVALLVALGLVCGMTLGFAQAAEAKTIIKMAGMKPEGEPETIGMHLFGKYLAELSNGKYEVQVFPNSQLGKEDAYIAATRKGIIQMCATGTQTSALHPAMAMLETPMLFDDLDHARRAMEGKTFDLINEGFTEKSGLRTMNAFPLGFRHFYTKKPIVTVEDVKGLRMRVPNIPLYTNFAKECGISGQPMPFAEVPGALDQGVIDGGDSPLADIVSLKMYEITPQITLTGHILVIHSLYINDKFYQSLPAEDKKWFDEAAKRSADDVWVMVKEGDEKAKATILANKGSINTPSKEFHDYMAEAGKRSWKLFYDTVPNCQAILDSAASYRESK, from the coding sequence ATGAAACGTATCGTAGCTCTGCTTGTTGCTCTGGGCCTTGTTTGCGGCATGACCCTTGGTTTTGCCCAGGCCGCTGAAGCCAAGACCATTATCAAGATGGCGGGCATGAAGCCCGAAGGCGAGCCGGAAACCATCGGCATGCATCTTTTCGGCAAGTATCTTGCCGAACTTTCCAATGGCAAATATGAAGTGCAGGTTTTCCCCAACAGCCAGCTTGGCAAGGAAGACGCCTACATTGCCGCCACACGCAAGGGCATCATTCAGATGTGCGCCACCGGTACGCAGACCTCTGCCCTGCACCCTGCCATGGCCATGCTTGAAACGCCCATGCTCTTCGACGATCTGGATCACGCCCGCCGCGCCATGGAAGGCAAGACTTTTGACCTCATCAACGAAGGCTTCACCGAAAAGTCCGGCCTGCGCACCATGAACGCCTTCCCCCTGGGCTTCCGCCACTTCTACACCAAGAAGCCCATCGTCACGGTGGAAGATGTAAAGGGCCTGCGCATGCGCGTGCCCAACATCCCCCTGTACACCAACTTTGCCAAGGAATGCGGCATCAGCGGCCAGCCCATGCCCTTTGCCGAAGTGCCCGGCGCGCTTGATCAGGGCGTCATCGACGGCGGCGACAGCCCCCTGGCCGACATCGTCAGCCTCAAGATGTATGAAATCACCCCCCAGATCACCCTTACCGGCCACATTCTCGTGATCCATTCCCTCTACATCAACGACAAGTTCTATCAGTCGTTGCCCGCCGAGGACAAAAAGTGGTTTGACGAAGCCGCCAAGCGCTCCGCCGATGACGTGTGGGTCATGGTTAAGGAAGGCGACGAAAAAGCCAAGGCGACCATCCTTGCCAACAAGGGCAGCATCAATACCCCCAGCAAGGAATTCCACGACTACATGGCTGAAGCCGGCAAGCGCAGCTGGAAGCTCTTTTACGATACGGTGCCCAACTGCCAGGCCATTCTGGACAGCGCCGCCAGCTACCGCGAATCCAAATAA